The proteins below are encoded in one region of Scomber japonicus isolate fScoJap1 chromosome 2, fScoJap1.pri, whole genome shotgun sequence:
- the tmed1b gene encoding transmembrane emp24 domain-containing protein 1b, with the protein MRGRWLNLDSPVLGNIYSMELLRRKQGCSGRLLVLAVVFGWCFGSVHSFGQSQDSEFTFLLQAGRSECFFQTAAKNGTMEVEYQVIAGAGMDVDFTVISPANIQLISESRRSDGVHVVEPTEEGDYQICFDNTFSRFSEKMVFFEIIIEGQGGDVGGDEEWAGLEEPDGSLLEYKLEDIRDSMDSLHRRLERSRQMQTVLRAFEARDRNLLEDNLWRVSFWSCASVLVMLCVALTQVYTVRKLFEDKRRVCT; encoded by the exons ATGAGAGGGAGATGGCTGAACTTAGATAGCCCTGTTTTGGGAAATATTTACAGCATGGAGCTTCTCCGTAGGAAACAAGGGTGCTCAGGACGGCTGCTCGTCCTCGCAGTGGTGTTCGGGTGGTGTTTCGGCTCTGTGCACAGTTTCGGACAAAGCCAGGACAGCGAGTTTACGTTTCTGTTGCAAGCCGGAAGATCCGAGTGTTTCTTCCAAACAGCAGCAAAGAATGGTACGATGGAGGTCGAATATCAg GTGATAGCAGGTGCTGGCATGGATGTAGACTTCACCGTCATCTCTCCAGCGAACATCCAGCTCATCAGTGAGTCTCGACGCTCAGACGGAGTGCACGT GGTGGAGCCCACAGAGGAGGGAGACTACCAGATCTGCTTTGACAACACCTTCAGCCGCTTCTCGGAGAAGATGGTGTTCTTTGAGATCATCATTGAGGGTCAAGGGGGAGATGTGGGGGGAGATGAAGAGTGGGCGGGTTTAGAGGAGCCTGATGGGAGCCTGCTGGAGTACAAGCTGGAAGACATACGG GACTCCATGGACTCTCTCCACAGACGCTTGGAGCGCAGCCGGCAGATGCAGACAGTGTTGCGGGCTTTTGAGGCACGGGACCGAAACCTTCTGGAGGACAACCTTTGGAGGGTCTCTTTCTGGTCCTGTGCCAGTGTGCTGGTGATGCTGTGTGTGGCCCTTACCCAG GTCTACACTGTCCGCAAACTGTTTGAAGATAAGCGGAGGGTCTGCACATAG
- the LOC128366221 gene encoding tumor necrosis factor ligand superfamily member 14-like, which yields MAEDGVGTRPQVFVVDSHANCVSLSSTKKPRWAGVRQKFILPLVGLTLLGLVVEGFFIYKLYKQNEALVCKSSLCQNLSTPESSAQKAGSMMGQVGPEVQPHLQHIQQKAFAHLMGPDTVGETNIVEWVNDGDAIIYNMSYNNGRLLVKNAGYYYLYSKLQLDAAEKCSLIQHTVMRETKAYDTPLELMKSKSFHCLTLRPPNGKNPDEQDLWQSFLAGIFKLDSGDKIFVKLENIKKMRPGPTDNFMGAFMISP from the exons ATGGCAGAGGATGGTGTGGGTACCAGACCCCAAGTTTTTGTGGTGGACAGTCACGCCAACTGTGTGTCCTTATCCAGCACAAAGAAACCGAGGTGGGCAGGAGTGCGCCAAAAGTTCATTCTGCCGCTGGTGGGACTGACCCTGTTGGGACTTGTTGTCGAGGGATTTTTCATCTACAAACTATACAAGCAAAACGAG GCATTGGTCTGTAAGTCTTCTCTCTGTCAAAACCTGTCCACTCCCGAATCATCTGCCCAGAAA GCTGGATCTATGATGGGTCAAGTGGGACCTGAAG TGCAACCACATCTGCAACATATCCAACAGAAGGCCTTTGCTCACCTGATGG GTCCCGACACTGTAGGGGAAACAAACATTGTGGAGTGGGTAAATGACGGTGATGCCATCATCTACAACATGAGCTACAACAATGGCCGGTTGTTAGTCAAGAATGCGGGATACTACTACCTCTACTCCAAACTGCAATTAGATGCTGCAGAGAAGTGTTCGCTTATCCAGCACACGGTCATGAGAGAAACCAAGGCATATGACACACCACTAGAACTTATGAAATCAAAAAG TTTCCACTGCTTGACCCTGAGGCCGCCAAATGGGAAGAATCCAGATGAGCAGGATCTGTGGCAGAGTTTCCTGGCTGGGATCTTCAAACTGGACAGTGGAGATAAAATTTTTGTCAAACTGGAAAATATAAAGAAGATGCGTCCAGGACCCACTGACAACTTCATGGGGGCCTTCATGATATCTCCTTAG